A region of the Vigna unguiculata cultivar IT97K-499-35 chromosome 9, ASM411807v1, whole genome shotgun sequence genome:
TAGCCGCCTTTCGCCGGCCAGTTGCTCTCCTCAACTCTTCGGgggatcctctcgaacctccctcacaaccTCCATTGGCATCCCACTGTACCAACCACAGAACTCGTACCCTCGTCACCAAGCCGCCTATCTTTACTCCTCTCCGACTCGGTACTCTCGCTACTACTAAACGTAGACAtgctatcactactagacatacctggttttgttttttacgagaagatgtcggtcgaaagtgaggactagtcggacagtattacgcgcacaagatctctggattcaaattctcgcaaatgaaacaagtaacccctcatctgttttcaaacccatatttatagtccacgatcccaaacgacgaaactcttcccgccaaaataataccccagaccaatcgacacttcaaaacgacggcgccaaaactttttcgatttgaccctgacaccccttcacctaccttctgacgtTACAAAttcttagccttaacactgttcaccacacttaaaggctgggggactggtgtatcacacctagccggttccgctagcatattaacacatatcacccttgaccgacaactcatatcggacaaggctgggggactagtgtaccacacctagccaaactcgaccaaataagtaaacaatgtgtatatcaaggcagccaagtatccagcctaggccgTCTTAGCCTAACTTATACCGATTTTGACCTAAACTAAACATCTAAAGGGACAACCTGCACCAGCATAAGCCATCAAGACAaatagccggcctagaccgactactccagtATCCGGTAAGTTTAGagcctaggccgaccactctaATGAACTCAGTATAATGGAAGCGTCCGCGtccaataaaccttaagggcctgggttagggccctgGCCCACTCGCAAGCCCTAGCCCACTTGCAAGCCctagctagagcccaagtcaaggcccagcccatgggaTGGTcaaacatcattaatgctctataaatacacgtggaccccatcaattaaaggtacacattcattaatcgctgatttgactctttgagagctttgacttacttgagcttcggagactcttctatAGGTAACCCctctgggttcaagccgacatgcatcgaaggccaactgaagagatagcggactacatggtaaggtgatacttgtgcctaacttatcttatttgttctttgcaggaACATAAATTAAGGCACAAAAGGGAGACTATTTGTGTCCTTTACCCTCGTCTTTCCTTGTATATAGtaataaattcatcataatTTTACCATtataaaaaaagggaaaaaaatgcCTCCTACGACATAAGCATACATTTCATTGGCATACCATGTGAATAAGTATCCAGCGAGGAACAACCATGCATTGTATTCCCATTTTGTGGTCATTCACCATACCCTGTCCATAGTTTCAAACACATAGCATGCAtatgcataataaaaaaaatcaaaaagtttgcattgcaataaattaaatttgtttctcATTTTGCTTGTCACTAAATTCTTGGaatttttcttatgaaaaatgagaaaataataaaacatttttagtCAAATTACTGgattaattaaagaaataaaatatgaattgttatcatttcttttgaaacatCTATCTAACCTTGCATGCATGAAATTGATCAAATCCATCTCcctttttatctttcttccaccataaaccttgttttcatttttcatgaAGGATTATCACAAAAAGGGGCATTCCTTAGAATGATTACCAACAACTTTTTAAAAGAGAACAAAACAAGGGACATCCTGtcatatgaaattaattattttcctatgaattaaatattttttgagaaaaataaccATGATTTGAAATGACGTGTGACcatgtttatttataaaaaaaataataatcatccTTTGCTACACAATTTGAGCCttcaaaaaaaatctttaaaattacCCTAAATAAGGATCACCCTCAAGCTAagggttgacataatgtttgcatttgtttcatccGACTGTTAGttcaccaatacaaaaatataaaaaaaaaaagaaaaaaaaaacaaaatgatatGTTCatatcaagaaaaagaaaaaagagaagcaaaagtttgaagaatatgaataaaaggtcaaaatatagaaaaaaaggtgaacaaaatgaaaatgaagtcaaacaaatattgaatgaaacattattcaaagatccttgTTCGAAACAACCATCACATAACGTTTTTTTGCCTTTACTATAATTTACTTCCATACCCCTAGCCTTGGCCACAATACAAGTTtaataaagtccacacagatcaaagattggttgttatcttttgaaggttttaatttagaggaaaattttgatttactaacaggtttgttctaaaaaatgataaaaaaaggattgaaaaagtgtgttcagagatttgtttttaaacactagggcaatttattttttgataacaTGTTTCTAAAGCTTCAAAATTAGCATGGGCAATCAGGCAATTAAGCTAAATTTGGGTTGTcccctttcaattcattcttcatgaaattCCATCTTTGCTTAtacaatatcatctgctctaagcttaaaccttgaccaaccttaagatagtccatctttatcaatcccAAACCCAAATTGGGGCAGTCACtctgtttgtaattcatatattcCCATCATTCATTCTGAATTGGggtatttatttacattgaagacTATGATCACATTAGGGGCAACTTGTGACAACCCTGTCATTTTTCAATCTCCTCAATTTGGAAAAGTCAAACACGcttttgttagttttgaaatggtgattttagCTAAGAAGTGGGGggtgaattggctttataaacaCTTTTCGAAAGTTTAAACctcctttcaattgaatcaaatagactggaaagtttggatgtaaatatagtagaccagtacactttcagtcgattaaatataaaacaacagactAATTTGTTCATGGAGTTATGAAacaatcgattaaaaagacaaatcagtcggctaaaatactagagatttatgcagaatgcaTACTTTgcaaattcaactcaaacaacaatcttttacatacaagacttgttccaaacaatatttttaacaagtatacagcctcagattacacaagaacgcattaaatcacaccaaagtacgaattgcttggttttcttgagtttttaaagagattcaaagtgagtgagatgagggagagagaattgcacaattgtttttatactggttcactcaatcacagagctacatccaatttACCAAGACAACCtaagcctggtttccactatattcaaaagttttacaaatcacacaccaagattacacttttgaacaaagaaactcacaagatttttgactcacacaaaaatctagacacacacaccttgcaagaatcacacttacagacctgaaatctcatcaggcaaaccaacaagaggcacaagaacatccaaacctgatggtggttgtccctagccaaccatacatgtgttcttcaagctactcacaagccaaagtGCCTCCAAGATCTTCAAGCCACGAGTTGCAACTGTGTATTACAGAGAGAGAGCTTTCCATAGAAGAATGACAAAGTTCCGTGCTCAAAAACTCAAATTCGCATCTCTACTcgcgaaaacacaacttatatagtctggtttaagtgaaaacagtcgattgaattttccatacagtcagctgatttcacttgacttaagtgaaatcaatcgattgaaaaataattcaattgactgaatgcattcatatcagaaactatatacaacaagcctttttaacctattaaaacccatttaacaaactaaaagagacacactaagacacacaagacatctaacctatgtcatagcATACCAACATGATATAGCACAAACACATTATATTTAACatgatattttcaaatttaacacactaatcttcaagtggatcttcatcaatcttcattaaacacctatgatcttcatgcacattTCCTTCATACCATCAATAATTGGGGAAAgcccaaacacattttgtgccccgagaccaattcaaattggggTAACTCCCTAGTTAATCCTCATCACCTCATCCAAGCCTTTTGAAGCCTTTGACAATTTTAtgcatgtcattcaaatagtgtttcaaaataaatgattaaaaaaaagatttcatTAGTAAACTGATTAGacaaaagaaatgatttgaaaaagtgaaaacatatcaaagtagaatgattccaagaatttgaaataacaatgaaatggggATCAATTCGAATTTGTTTTAAACAAAAATGCTAAAGAAAAATCCATACATAAGGTATTTCATACATCATACCAAGTCATGCATACGTGAGTCATTCatgtttttgaataaaatatttttgacctTTCCAAACAAAACCCTCTTCACTCATATGAATGGTTATCGAACCTTTTCGTGTTAGAaggaagaaaatttaaaaaaaaaaatacacaaatttttTCTCTGATGTTTCTCAAAATTTATGgtcctcttcattcatatgaatgaccaATATACCCTAAGCCCAATTTCCACACGGTCCCCCAAGCCTAGTTCCCACACTGGCCCCCAAGCTCAGTTTCCACACCAGTTCCCAAGTCCAGTTTCCAGTTTCCACACTAGTCCCTAAGCCTAGTTTCCACACTAgcccccaagcctagtttccacACTAGCCCTCAAGCCCAATTTTCACATTGACCCCTAAGCCTAGTTTCCACAATAACCCATTTTTGTCTGGCCTCAAGCCTAGTTTTTTCTAGCCTCTAAGCCTAATTTCCTTgctatcaaattaaaataaaagaaaaatgaaaagaaacaaattCCACCCATGCATCCACGCATTCACATATGCATTATCATataggttcaaaaagaaaatcataacatgtcATACATCATCACGTTATGTCATCTATCATAGtccacaaaatcattgaaaatcatttccaaaaaaaaaaagaaatttgaaaaaaggtCAGCAATGACAATTTTTTGTGTAAGTCTCATAAATATTAGGCATTCACACGGTGTTTGTTGACACTTCAAGAGCAAAATCCaggttttccttttattcatcaagaccctctacgaggcaacaGTCATTTATATCATttgtttacatcaagaccctctacgaggcaacgGTCATTGATATCCTttgtttacatcaagaccctttacgaggcaatgatcattgatttccttatgtttaCATAAAAATCCTCTGCGatgcaatggtcattgattcccttatgtttacatcaaggccctctacgATGAAATCGTCATTGGTTTCCTTAcgtttacatcaagaccctctacaaGGCAATGGTCAAGGATTTTCTTAACACTGAAGCTCTCTAAAAGGCAATAGTCATCGATTTCTTTATATCAAGGCCCTATACGATGCAATgcaatgatcattgatttctttgtcacatcgaggccctttgcgagacaatggtcattgatttctttgtcacattGATGCCCTCTATGAGACAATGGTCATCGATTGCTTTATGCCAAGGTCCTCGGTAATGCAATAgtcattgttttctttatcGCATTGAGGCCCTCTActaggcaatggtcattgatttctttacatcaaggccctatGCGAAGCAGTGGTAATTGATTTCTTTCCTTTTGATATAGACCCTCTCTTCGGGATTggtctaacatattttttttttcaaaaagttagaaaagaaaatattaaaacaaagtGATTTGTCAGATCGAGATtatctacatggtaatggtcaccaaatcttttggatatagaccctctcctcgggattgatctaattatttttttaaaaagtcaaatttgaAAAAGGAATATGGTGTGTAGGATCGGGATCCTCTATTTGGTGATGATCATTGATCGAGGTCGTACccgaccaaataaaacatgaaaatgtaATACTCAATAGTTCAACCAAGGTTATCTCTCAGTGACCAAACCTTTCATTCAAATCTTTCCAAAAGTAATTcaacacacaaaacaaaaatgactGCTATGATATAAAAATCGAAAATCCCATACATGGGTCATGTTGCAATTCAATACAATCCATAAAACGAAATGTCCAAGCTAGCAAATGAGTTCAAAACGTAAAATCCACATTGGGTGCTATCAAGAACATGGAAATAGAGAATGGGGGAGAAGATGTGACTTCCCATGAAAAAAATTACCTAAAACTCGTGGTCAAATCACCACATTTCTACATATTACAAAAGTGCCATTTTGTcactcaaaattacaaaaatgccactgtAAGCTGAAAATGGTGGCCTAGTCACGTGGACAGACTAAATGACATGGCGcagatgtggcaatgatgtggaaactctctcttcatcttaagattagtgtccaagctccaaaattttcttcacaaagtacctaaaaatatttaaagacaaAGATTGGACCAATTAATGCCAAATTACGTAATATTCGAAAAAATGGcccaatgaagcccaattgaaGAAAATTACCAAAAGACAATTAAACACTAAACAAGCATCAAGATGGgcacaaaaaggaaatggaataaggaaaaataatgactcatcaaaaatcacccacacttacccttttgcactcttAGGCAAAAACTAAAAGGCATAGTGAAGCAAAGCAAGGacaacacaaacaaaacaaagagagagagaggtggAGAGATAAAGAGACACGACACAAAAGAACAAACACGAAACAGAAAAATGGAAACACATAAAACACAGAAGGATTCACAGATGTAAGAAGTCCATGAACATTATCCAAGCAATTCCAAACATGTCTAGTACTCAATTCAACTCAaagagagaattgaaagcaacataacctcagAATATGTactgtatcactcaaatctctaggctactgtttactctcaaagcacccctgaaaagctaacatcaaacagacttggcaagcctctaaAATTAACAACCAAAACAGATGTAGATCAAGATtagaaggacttttcaaggttataaTGGGACAGAGGAaaaggtgtggaacatatggattAGTAGCTAAAAGAACCaaatctcttttctttcttttcattttttttcatttttttcttttcatttcttttatttctgaGTAGAGGAACAACAATTTTCAAGTCCGACATTAAATGTACAAATGAGCAGTCCCAGAATAAAACAGTATGCGCACAACCACACTTATTGTGCGCAACCACACTTAAAAGAGCACCCATTCCAAAAAtaattccaaagctccaaaatttcctaaggcAGGTtgaatcatggtttttcaggctaagggcttgtaatgagctaTAAAACAATGGAAGGGtgttgatgagttcaaatttttgccctcatttaatgtttaaatttgaaggatttaattgaatttcagtgtttaaaagattgatttaatcaggatttgtgattattaaaAAGGAAGGAGATGGCATTTCTATACaagatgactttcctgatgaagtcctcctagcattaactattgtgaaaggtatgtttcctgaaccttggtttgcttaTGTTGTTAACTATTTTGTTGTTTCttctattcctccttccttttcCAAGTATGAAAGAACCAAGcaaaaaagtgaggcaaagtattATATATGGGAAGATCCAACCTTATgacgcattggtagtgaccaagtcataaggaggtgtgttctaGATGTCGAGATACCTTATGTGCTTGAGTTTTGtcatttttctccttttggtggatattatggcacacaaagaacaagtAGGAAAGTGTTGGattttggattatattggcctactatctttaaagatgcaTGGAGGGTGTATGAAAATTGTGATCAGTATCAAAGGGCAACCATATCCATTACAAGAaaggatgaaatgcctcaacagcCCGTGCTATATTGTgagatatttaatatttggggtattgattttatgggaccttttcctccttcttttgggtttacttttatttttcctattGTAGACTATGtttccaaatgggtggaagccatggctacaaggactaatgatgctcgagttgtCATGAGTTTTGTCaagtctaacattttctgtagGTTTAGGATACCACGAGCAATCATCAATGACCAGAGGACTCACTTTTTTTAATAAGCTGCTTGAGAACGTGTTGATAAAATATGTGGTGACACATCGcgttgctacaccatatcaccttcaaactaatgggcaagcaaaGATCGCTAATaaggagattaaaaagatactggAGAAAacagtgaagcctagtcgaaaggattgggccacaagattggatggtGCACTTTGGGCACATAGGACAACTTACAaagcacctataggtatgtcaccttttaGGGTGGTTTTCGAAATGGCTtttcatctacctgtggagattgaacatcgggcctattgggccatCAAAGCTTGCAACATGGACTTGGAAGAAGCAGGGAAAGAGTGAAAACTTCAATTGCAAGAACTTGAGGAGATTAgtcttgcagcctatgaaaactcaaagttctacaaggagaaaaccaagaagtttcatgaccaaaagcttgtggctagaaaggaattcaaggtaggccagaaggtgttactatacaagtCCAAGCTAGGTCACATGAGCGGTAAGTTACGCTCCAATTGGGAAGGACCATTCGTTGTTATATAAGTCTGTCCTTAtagagcagtggagatcaagtgTAATATCCCGTCAGgattatactaatttttaataaaataaagaaaataataaacatgctgcatttaataatacctcatttcccaaaatgcgggaaatttaaaattttattacataaataaaGTACTCTGAAatccataattacaaaactggAGTTTTATCAAATAGGCCATAAgcctttacaatttatttccaaaaccatgaaataaaacataaaacataaaactccTGAGATATCCGCTCTCCGTGGCTAAGCTCCACCAaaaccacctgcatcaacatcatctgctcctgtgtatcgtgtacacgatcatcgtcaaacacaagcagatagggtgagcttaacaaattaatcatataaACACATATACATATGTTAATCACCAATatacacatatatttatatcatcCCAACACATCATAGAAATTCTCTCCTTTGATTCCACCtcgcatggccacaaccatgctaTTTGCGTTCTACATCTCCTAGTGAGtacttcaagatgacttgctgccatacctatcagccataaccgatagagcacgtgcaggaaaccattgctacggctcacacaccgtaacgccaggtggagttcccaaatacgaacatagttcgtaacgtcccaagactaccaaacttgtcagTCAACAACTGATGAAGGCAATCTATCTATACctatccgtactggccacaactagcacactcacaccggccgCACTCgtcaacccgagccacaactcaagagttcctcgtgttcatccaccatcccgagccacaactcaagagatgctattccgagacACAAATCAAGGAATACCATGTGCTTAatcccctatcccgagccacaaggTATACGTTCCGAGcttaactcaaggaacacctgcaatcccacctttgaagcaacaccagaagccttgtagatcacgcctaCAGAACCAACAACCCAACGTTGCAAcagcaaaatcgcctggcgggggacacgtaccgccaagcaCTACCAGCTCccagatcgcctggcgggggacgcgtaccgccaggcgccaagcgcctcataAATCTCCAACGCTGTAGACACCGCCTAGCGAGATCACCCTCACCGTTAGGCGCACGAGTTCTAGTTGCCCACTAATGTAGCAGCTATCGCCTGGCGAAACATtctctaccgccaggcgccacgctgTTCCAAAGCCCACTGTCTCACAATGATCGCCTAACGGAATCACATTCATCGCCAGGCGCCACTTGCACCAAAAAGCCCCTATTATGTGGCTATCGTCTATTGGCTAAAACCCCACTGCTAGGCGCCCCACCAGTAGCCTACATCTGACTGGTTTTTTTCACGCTTATATCTAGTCCTAACACTTTAATCATGTAACATCATGCATCCAGATCTCTAAATTCCCTAATATCTTGTTTAAAGTACTTATATTCATACCCTTAGACAATAACCAATATCATTCACAACTTACAAAGGTTGCTATACTTCAATTCTCTCAAAGAATTTATCATTCCCACCCATTTGAATATCTAATCCTTGGTACTCAACAATTGAACTGTCATCTCTTTGCCTATAACCAGTAGCTATTGTACCTGCTCAACAATCCTCCTTACATTAAGGTATCCCCTTTTTCATCACAACATTGATAATCCTTTCCTATTTTCAGCCTTAATTTAATGTTATACTTTCATTAATTCTTAATGACAGAACATCTCATACCATCAAATCAAATACCACGAAAATCTATTCCTTTAATTGTCATCTCACTTTGGTACCTAGCCATCTCAATAGCTCCTCTCCCCCAACCTGACAAGTTCTAATTCCCTCTCTTTTACCACTAGTTATCAGCTAGGTCCAATCTCTATAGTAGTTTCAATCCTGCAATTATCCTCACTCATGACCCAATTTCGTTCCTCGACTACACTCAGCACCCAAACACACCAATCTGCTAATctgatatggcgcctggcgacaaCCATAGCATTGCCTGGCGGCAACCATAGTGTCGCCAGGCGATTCCTGTAATTTCCATGAACCATCAAATTTCTCCATGCCCTACGAACCTTGACTTATGCATACAATTCTAATTTCAATTGATTTCACAGTTCCATAGCATACGACACCCTTTACAACGCATTTATTCCCTCTTTATGGAGCAACTAAACCACCCATTTTTCCTTAGGATAACAAAACTCTAATTTCCAACCCTAAGACACTCATCCACTGTTCCATTCACTCATGTCGTCAGTACTTAAAATTATACATCATACAACGTCAAAATCATTCTTTAATAATTACAGTTAGCTCTTCCACTGATCAGAAACAACCCAGATCACATAAATCATTGATTCAGCCAAACTTGCTCGCGTTGCCTGGCGGGTCACTCGCTACCGCTAGGCGCTTcatccattttttctttttaaatggtGCCTTAAAGCTAGGCTAATTacctaaaacgaaaatggcttAATGGTAATGTTAATTACAATTCAATGGTCCTTTATGGTCTATTTTTCAGCCACCTCAAGGCTGCCCTTTCATCTAGGGTTTCCTTCAACTCTTCACATTCAAACCCATAAccaaaatttgcaaaaataaagtttaatttgggttctccaaggcttgatcccataaccatgccaatgccaaGTCAATGACAAACCATTAagtcaattcatgtttcttacTAACGAATATAATTCAAGGATTATATCATTCACAACaaaatcacatatataaaaatataacaacaaataaataacacataattggcatacataggacttgaacccaagtcttctcatacaataaagtactctcaaccacttgagctagtacttttctaagtcatacaaatcaaaatttaatgccataaagactCCCACTtaccgcatttattaattatttatttatttaattaattaaattccacgggtcttacattcccccaccttaaaattttttgttctcgaaaaagagaacttaccagGGAATAGGTGAGGATAAGATGTCCTcatgagatcctccatctcccactTCATCTCCTGGGTTGCCTCGTCCCAGAGAACCTTCACAGTTCgaatctccttccctctgagttgtttgacttgagaatccaagattctcactggtccaACTCCGATTGTCAGGTCCTCCCGCACCTGCACATCATCCTCCTCCAGCACATGAGTAGAATCCGCTATACACTCCCTCAGTTGCGATACATGGAAGATATTATGTAGGTTTGCCAAGTGTGGTGGCAAGGCGATCTCATACGccactggtccaatcctcctAGTTATTTGATACGGACCGATGAATCACAGAGTTAATTTCCTCAACTTCAGTGCTCTCCCAATACCTTTCGTAGGAGTAATCCTGAGGAATACATGGTCACCTGCCTTAAACTCAAGCGCtctcctcctcttatctgcataTGATTTCTGCCTGCTCTGAGTCGCACACATCCGATCCTGTATCACCTTCACTTTCTCAATAGTCTCCTGTAAGAACTTTGGCCCAAGAACCACTAACTCTCCATCCTACTGCCAACACAATGGTGTCCTGCATCTCCTACCATACAAAGCTTTATATGGGGCCATCCCAATAGTGGAATGGTAGTTGTTATTATACGTAAACTCCACCAGTGGCAACATATCACTCCACGTTCTCAAGTGATCCAACACACAGGTTCTCAGTAAGTCCTCCAG
Encoded here:
- the LOC114163505 gene encoding uncharacterized protein LOC114163505: MTRGLTFFNKLLENVLIKYVVTHRVATPYHLQTNGQAKIANKEIKKILEKTVKPSRKDWATRLDGALWAHRTTYKAPIGMSPFRVVFEMAFHLPVEIEHRAYWAIKACNMDLEEAGKE